From Cecembia calidifontis, one genomic window encodes:
- a CDS encoding helix-turn-helix domain-containing protein has product MTNENKAQQLFSNAKKDESWLKKAQWRKENRHWLDRSFDIAVEVLAAIKSRKMTQVELAEKLGVSAQYVNKLLKGQENLTLDTIGKLEKVLSISLIEIKTSSAIEETPTLPEKKKQNQPVEKTITLKVKLKPIKKIEKLANTSVQSKVQPKYIKAYEVGTVESDYMMVAEALSEYSYGN; this is encoded by the coding sequence AAGCTGGCTGAAAAAAGCCCAATGGAGGAAAGAAAACAGACATTGGTTGGACAGGTCTTTTGATATAGCCGTTGAGGTTTTGGCAGCCATCAAATCCCGGAAAATGACTCAGGTGGAATTGGCTGAGAAACTTGGCGTGAGTGCGCAGTATGTCAATAAACTCCTTAAGGGACAGGAAAACCTTACCTTGGATACCATTGGGAAGCTGGAAAAAGTTCTTTCAATCAGTCTGATAGAAATCAAGACATCTTCAGCAATAGAAGAAACTCCTACTTTACCCGAAAAGAAAAAACAGAATCAGCCAGTTGAAAAAACCATAACATTAAAGGTGAAGCTGAAGCCTATCAAAAAGATAGAAAAGTTGGCTAATACAAGTGTCCAATCAAAAGTTCAGCCTAAATACATCAAAGCATACGAAGTGGGTACGGTGGAAAGTGATTATATGATGGTTGCAGAGGCTTTATCTGAGTATAGCTATGGAAACTAA
- a CDS encoding SPL family radical SAM protein, translating to MGAYDYTLNPYSGCSFGCNYCYAAFFARSTEEKDNWGNWLKVKENALQLLLKWRKKPLIDKTIYISSVTDPYQPIERELELTRSILKELLRYHKPRLVIQTRSQLVIRDIDLLKQFEVVQVNMTVTTDSEAVRKAFEPICPSNKVRLL from the coding sequence ATGGGGGCTTACGATTATACCCTCAATCCCTATTCGGGGTGTTCCTTTGGTTGTAATTATTGTTACGCTGCTTTTTTTGCCAGATCCACTGAAGAAAAAGACAATTGGGGCAATTGGCTAAAGGTAAAAGAAAATGCACTTCAGCTTCTGTTGAAATGGAGGAAAAAGCCTCTGATCGATAAAACCATTTACATCAGCAGTGTTACAGATCCTTATCAGCCTATTGAGAGAGAGCTTGAGCTGACCCGAAGTATCCTTAAAGAGCTTCTTCGTTACCATAAGCCCAGATTGGTGATTCAGACAAGAAGTCAACTGGTTATCCGTGACATTGATTTGCTAAAGCAATTTGAGGTGGTTCAGGTAAACATGACGGTCACCACAGATTCAGAAGCTGTTCGTAAAGCTTTCGAACCGATTTGTCCTTCCAACAAAGTCAGGCTACTGTAA